The following proteins are co-located in the Triticum aestivum cultivar Chinese Spring chromosome 1A, IWGSC CS RefSeq v2.1, whole genome shotgun sequence genome:
- the LOC123186991 gene encoding uncharacterized protein, giving the protein MAETVPATALDIDEIPFADLLLLLLSPEAAAAGDADGRRRRLLATVWAALGPGGTGLLAVSGVPRAANLRRRLLPLARRLAIMDHPSRAHLLKKYGLGSDVPLKKPDRSVSSFARLLRHDSGKLHSLESMCEATGDTEIRPGCPDGEQKGDADDDMENLGDLFKELGLCMMELGILVARACDIVIGGNQLEQSITDSGSAKARLIHYHSELDNRIIKEMSSTRRKNLANNAAAARPVSDHMDTYQMPGSERSKKDGMAVVKSAEENESQGAAVQGHVSTISLVNLWQEWHYDYGVLTVLTAPLFLRSALGQECPVSEECSVPDGHSHLQLFSKRRIFSVRCSQESFIVQVGEAAGILSGGKLRSTLHAVSRPLGLPNISRETFVVFLQPSWDKTLPFSGYSCADEDDSSDHMELAFRGDGPAGCCGEHILMQEILKKIPPLSSRLKEGMTFAEFSRQTTKQYYGGGGIQQNS; this is encoded by the exons ATGGCGGAGACGGTGCCGGCGACGGCGCTGGACATCGACGAGATCCCCttcgccgacctcctcctcctgctgctctcgCCGGAAGCGGCAGCAGCGGGCGACGCCGATGGCCGGCGGCGCCGCCTCCTGGCCACCGTCTGGGCCGCGCTCGGCCCAGGCGGCACCGGGCTTCTGGCCGTCTCCGGTGTCCCGCGCGCCGCCAACCTCCGCCGCCGGCTCCTCCCCCTGGCCCGCCGCCTCGCAATCATGGACCACCCTTCCCGCGCCCACCTCCTCAAG AAGTACGGATTGGGCAGCGACGTGCCTCTTAAGAAGCCCGACAGGTCCGTCTCCTCCTTCGCGCGGCTCCTAAGGCACGATTCAGGCAAGCTCCACTCCCTGGAGTCGATGTGCGAAGCCACCGGAGACACCGAGATCAGGCCTGGTTGTCCGGACGGGGAACAAAAGGGTGATGCTGATGATGACATGGAGAACCTTGGTGATCTTTTCAAGGAGCTGGGTCTGTGCATGATGGAGCTTGGCATCTTGGTTGCCCGGGCCTGCGACATTGTTATCGGTGGGAATCAGCTGGAGCAGAGCATTACCGACTCTGGAAGCGCAAAGGCGAGGCTCATCCACTACCACTCTGAGTTGGATAACAGGATTATCAAGGAGATGAGCAGCACAAGGAGGAAAAACTTGGCAAACAATGCAGCAGCAGCAAGACCTGTATCGGATCACATGGATACATATCAAATGCCAGGATCAGAAAGATCGAAAAAAGATGGGATGGCCGTTGTAAAGTCAGCCGAAGAAAATGAGTCCCAAGGTGCCGCAGTACAAGGTCATGTCAGCACGATTTCTCTTGTGAACTTATGGCAAGAGTGGCACTACGACTATGGAGTGCTGACAGTCTTAACAGCGCCATTATTCTTGCGCTCTGCTCTCGGACAGGAATGCCCGGTCAGCGAAGAATGCTCTGTTCCTGATGGGCACTCACACCTGCAGCTCTTCAGTAAAAGGAGGATTTTCTCAGTGAGATGCTCCCAGGAGAGCTTTATTGTTCAGGTTGGGGAGGCAGCAGGCATCCTGTCAGGGGGGAAACTGAGATCTACGCTTCATGCTGTCAGTAGACCTTTAGGCTTGCCAAACATCAGCCGAGAGACTTTCGTGGTTTTCCTACAGCCGTCATGGGACAAAACTCTACCTTTCTCGGGTTACTCTTGTGCCGATGAAGATGATTCAAGTGATCACATGGAATTGGCTTTCAGGGGTGATGGACCAGCCGGGTGTTGTGGTGAACATATACTGATGCAGGAGATTCTGAAGAAGATCCCCCCGCTGTCGTCAAGGCTGAAAGAAGGAATGACGTTTGCAGAGTTTTCTAGGCAGACAACAAAACAGTATTATGGTGGTGGAGGCATCCAACAAAACAGTTAA